The DNA sequence AGGCGATATACCACCAAACAACGTTTGTCAGGGGTTAAAATATGTAGGGAAAGATGTTACCTAATGGATAAAAGAATGCTTACCAAGCAAAAAGACCTACAAGGAGCAAATGAATTGCACAAGGTTAATTGGGATGTATTTAAAGGTGAAGAAGATGGAGAGATATATTTAAAGCTCAAAGATGTGTTTCTGCAGTCTTGCTTCGAGTGGTCTTTGCATGCATTTGCGCAATAAGGATGTCTctttttgattttgtagatagTTCAGGTTTGATGCAAGTGGTTTTTGTGAGTGTTGAGTTCAGGTTTtctatttagttattttatttatttattatttatttttataaccacTATGTCTTGGTGGTCCTATGTATAATGTACTAGGTTTGGCCTCTTTGTGGCTCTTAGATTTGCATATCttattatctatcaaaaaaacaaaaaggcgATTAAAGAGAGAGGAGATTTATGGATGTGATAGAACAATTTGAGTTCTAGTTAAAGCAGCcacaagaaatttaaaaaaaatcattttcttatttgcttttctttttttctttgttttcatcTCTTTCTTGATCTCTTTCCTTCTGTCAGAAACAACAATTTATATGCATAGCATGTTGGCTGTCTCTGACTCTCTGTGTTCAGGGGAGAAGTTGTTCACAAACTTAGACAAGCACCTCCCCTCTTAGCCAACTCATCAACTCTCTAGGTAGTCAACCAAGCTTTCCAAGGCAACCCATGCTTCTAGAATGGTCAACAAATCGGTGAATTTAGAAAGCATATCTCAATACTCCCTCCTATCCAGAAGAGATTTCTAATTCAGAGCAAGTACACCACTTTCAAAGTTGGGGTGaggataagattttttttcccctcaatgTGCAAATCAATACTGGGTGGCTTATATGAAAACGTCCTAACAGGcctatttttgtgtttcctGAGCAATTTCCCAGACCAATTTGCAATGGAGTACCATCAAAGTGGATCTTAGGCTATCAATAGGAGAAGAGGGGATGGGGACGAATTTCTCAAAGACCTCATAATTGCCCTCCTCCTATGAGAATGGCATATTGCCCACCAGTACACAAAATAAAACCGATGGAAGTAGGTAGAAAATTATTTAGGAAGAACCACTCAGATTATGCAGTATGGTAATGTACATCAATAAGTTGGGTAATCAGCTATAAAGTTGTAATTTCCATAATGTTATAATGATCTTCTACAGAGTATCTGAAAATAAGTTGATGCTGAAACTTGTCATATTTTCATATGCCTTTCAAAGATGGATCCCTTTAGTTAGTCAATAATTGATACTGGTTAATTTCAAGTATGCTTAACTGTTATTCCTAATTCTTTGTGATGAATCAATCCTCACTGGTGAAATGATTATGTATCTGAAGTTTGAGACAACAACACATTTGCATCAATAAATTCTTGGATGTATGATGGAGTTGAGTTTTCACAATGGCCTACTGCTTCATCTATTATATAATGGTTTTTCTTTCCCTTGGTTAAATGTTTGTGTGATTATTTTTGGCTTATTGGTTGGTCAATCAAATATTGAACCCTTTTAAGTTGGTTCCTacatctaaaactaaattgttcATGAAGTTTCTGATTGCCTCATCCTGTCTTTTCCATTTATGCATGTAGGTACAATGAATTTGATCAACCTGTCTGTAGGGTCTGTGATGTCATTTTGAAATCTGAATCCCTATGGGATGCACACCAAGCTTCTCGTAAACATCATGAGGTGATGCTTACTGTCCTAGTTATGTTATGAATAAAGCTATTGACAAATTGCATTCAGAGGTTCTATAGCATGTACAATCACACATGACACAAAAGATTATTGTAATTTCATTCCTTTATGATAGATAAATTCTAAAATAAGAATGCAGTGAAATCATGTATGAAGATATCTACAGATTGTCACACTCAAGAGTCGATACAGTAGAAGAAAAACATTTGTCTTTGTATTTACAGATTAACATGTACATCAAAATGCAATGAAtattgtctatcaaaaaaaaaaaaaaaaaaatacaatgaacaCATGTATTTGTGTTATCTATTTATACATGCTATTGATTATTTGCATGTCAAAATCAGGTTGTTTGATTTGAAAAGATTCTATATGGATTCAAAAGATGTATGTGCTAGGGTCTTATCTTTGCTACTGAAGCTATACTTTTAatatgctttgtttttttttttttgaaattttatgcaCGTTTCCtcttatatattacttttatgtTTATTATCTATACATAATTAACAATTCATGATGATATCATCGATCATTATTTTCCTGTGTTTCATATTGTATCCTAAGTGGAAATATCATTGAAATCCTTCTATACTTGTGTAAAAAATAAACAGCTGTCATGCATAGATTATCGCATAGtgtataattataattttgtttttaaacaaaacaaacaaaataggGTCTGCAACCCTACTCAGCAGCTGCCCAGTTGACAGCTCCAATCTGGCTCTATGCACCTAAAGATTATTTTGTACTTAAAAggaactatttaaaaaaaacacaaaaagaagaaaatatttttaatctgttGTTGGATGAAACAGGGTGAATGAGCCCTATCAGggtataaggtttttttttttttttttggtttttgttttttgtttttatttatttatttatttattttattataaacaatAATTCGTTGATAAGGATTTGAAAGTACATGTGAAGGATGAGAATTCCTtcctgaaaataaaaattttgattaaacaTAAACAAATGGATGATTTCCCCAAAATGCAAAACGAGACCTCAATATATTGCCAAAAGAAACCATAGAAAGGAAAGACTATTCTCTATGGGCTGAAGCTTTGCTCTAAGCttaactattttgacttttATGATTCACACACCAAATTCTAATTGAGCTAGAGTCCCCTTGAAAGCTGTAATTGTTGGGCCTCAAAAAGAGGAATAGAGATAGATTAGGTTCCATATAGATTTTGTAGTTCTCcacttatcctaaaaaatctttacattttttttcttccaatttgcCAAAATTTTTTGCCTTTAGAATAAAGTGCTCCTCAAACCTCTAAAGGATATCGTCATCATGTCACCTATGCTCCTAGGAGGAATCCTATTAAGTCTTAAAAGCTTGTTCCATAGCCCCAAAGTCCTAGGGCAGTGTAAAAAGAGCCTGTGCCATACCCTATGCCTTGCAGTGTATAAGTTGTGGGCTTATAGTTAGcaatttgatgttttttcttagaaaaaaactGAATGCCACAATTATGGAGCTTCTTCAACCCataggaattttcttttatctttgtCAAGCTTCTTCaaccctttttcttttgaaacccGCCTCTTCTTTTGAGCCCCACAGCAATGCTGGCAAGATTGCACATTCAGATTCTTCATCAAAccctttataaaaaaaaataaaaataaggaaagagaaaatggcAAATGATCTGCATCTTTTTGATCTGATGTCTCGCAAAGTATAAAGAACCCATGcctagagaaaagaaaaaacagcaAAACCAGCCCCAAAAAGGCTGTAAACAAGTCACCTATTTGCAAAGAACTCGTGACTTgcatcttttgtgcaactcctaatgcacctaagtcacgtacaatgtaAAAAATGCAGTCTAAAGTGCTTACaaggtataatgcatgaaaataggataaataaaagtgaactgaaactttattaaataaataataaaaatccacATGTTTATTACaccatgtcatgcttttaaggggtCTATCTTAACAATTGAGTCATTCTTTCTTTATCTACAtttcaaaattctttcttttaggAATCCTTCCTTGGATAGAgttttttccctttgtttttctCAAACTTGATTAACTTCTTAAAACTTTCTTGTGATGGGTACAAGgtcctcatcttcttcactagctttttcttcttcatcatcaatgGTGGAGGCTTTAAGAGCAATATTTTTCTTCCTCTAATCTTTCACTTCTTGATGACTCTTCATGAGTCATCAAGGATCCAATCAATTCCTCCAAAGGAAGTTTTGTAAGGTCCTTAGCTTATTGGATAGTCATAACTTTGGCTTCTCATTTCTTACAAAGAAATCTTAGAATCTTCATGACCTCCTCTAATTCCTTGTAAACCTTTCCCAAAGCTTGGAATCCATTAATGATGTCAGCaaacatctcaacaatagattTATTATCTTTCGTAGAAATAACTCATAATTAAGCACAAGAATATTGATTTTAGAGtctttaacttgatttgtcTCTTCATAAGTTATTTCTAAAAATCTCCAAATATCATAAGTGGATTCACATTGGCAAACGtagttatatttatttctatcaATTGGACAATGTAAACATTAATAGATATCTTTAGCATTTAAATGAGCTTTTCTTTTGTTAAACTCATCCCACTTTTAGCTAGGTTTAGGTATAACAACTTCATTCTCAATTTGGTTTAGAATATGGGGACCATTTTGGATGAAAAAGATCATAATCaatggatttaaaaataatgtcatCCTAGTTTCTCAATAGAAGTAATTGATTCCCAAAAagaacaaatatatattaatcGAAAACCCTTCCATATAAGATGAGTTGGAAGAATTAGCCATTTTCTCTTAGACaattaagtaaaaaacaaaaggtctagctttgataccaattgtgaAAAAAAGCTATTTTGATTTAGATAATCATTCAAGAGTGGGGCGAATTAGGTAttgaaactattttaaaaaataatcaacttAAGCAAGTTATGTAAAGGATAAGAATGAATAGAGAGTAATATTAAGAAATTAAGGGAATAATATTGCAAACTCTTTTATAATGGTTTGGGAAGCTGCCtatatccactctcctcaagctgcTAATAGGGTGAAGGTTACACTTAGATTCCAAGGTTCCAATAGACCTTTACAAACTCTTCAAGTAAAATGCCTACTTGAATACTTCTCTcacaatattaaattttgaagctGTATCCGTATAGAGGCCAAGGTGTTTTATGTGTCAGGCTTTTGTTAATATACTGCACTGGAAGCTTAAGTGAAAGCTCTTGAGTCATTTAATGTTGGGCTCTAAggtttatatttgatatatctcCTAGGATAGTTCTCATTTCAGTTACTATTGGCCAGGTGAAATTTCCAATACACAGTTGCTATTTTATGGTTCCTAGGTGTAAACTAGTAACGCTTTCAACTTTCTTGTGACTTGTGGAATGCTGAGTAGATTGATGCAAATTTGAGTGTATTCAGGAAACTAAAGATTTTTGTACATGGAATAGTATAATCTgttcaaaaagggaaaaaaaaatactgcaGTAATTTTGAATGTATGATATGAATGCAAGgagattataataatttctcCCTGTTCAATTGTCTAAACTCGCCCTGCTTTGTGCTTAATCTTTGAACTTTTGACAAGATTTTGCAAAGATTTTAGACAGCATCTACAAAATTCCACTTTCTCATTGAAAATATGAGCCACAATTTTATATGAATTGGTTTACATCCtttcaattgttattattattttttttatgttttgatttACCATGAGTTAATGAAGTGCTTATACCACTACAGGCAATTAAAAATGTCAAAGCCAATGCTGCTGGACTAACTCGGGCTAACAATGCAAAACCTCAGGCCCCTAAACCTGAGTCCTCAACTGTATTGTCTAATGCTACATCTGAACCCTCTATGAATTTGCAGAAGGCTCAGCTATCATCTGGGCTTCCTGCAGATTTTTTTGATAATCATGTGACAAAGAAGCAAAAATCTGGTAAGAAAAAAACTGACATCCAACTTAAGCTTTTCTTCATCAGTTCAATTCTAGGCTATGGCAATAACTACCTTAGGCTTGTACTTGTTCTGCAGCATTTTCTATTGTTAAAAACTAAAGTAATTACTTTAGGTTTACAAATGTAAGGAAGTACCCAATTTTGAATTCAGAGTTTGACTGAAATTGAGAAGCAACCTATTACTGATTCTGAACATATATTCTAGAGTCCCACCTACCTGATGCCCAATAAGCCGGAAGAGTTGCTAAGGCCTTGTTTCTAGCTGTCCACATACTTCATGCAAATCCCCTATCATATTCTTCTTTCTTAGTTTCTTGGGGCATCTCTGTCTGGAGATTCATTGCAGAGAAATTCCTTGATTACTCTTCTTTTATTTCTAGACACCAATCCTCTGCGTTCTGACTGATGAtcttcattcaaatattttgacaGTCAATGAGCACCCTTACAACTCCTGTTAAGCCTCAATCCTGGTGATCCTCCGGATTCAATTTAGCAGGTTTGTACGTCCTGCTTAAAGTACACCTTACACTTGAACCTTATGTGGGAGAGACAATCCTCACTGTGCTTGACAAGCTTGACATTCATAGGGGCCAATACAGATTCAATATCTTCTCCTTGCAAAAACAAGGACTTGCTAGATTTCAGCCAAAATGACTCAAGTTGGGCCCTGAAGCCCTTTGAAACACCCTTTCAGGTGGTTAAGAAAGCAAAAGGTGTTTGGTCTGTTAAGCTGACAAGTTTTCTAGAAAAACCAAGTGATAGAACTTTCTAGGATTTTTCATTTGCTTCTTCAACACTGTCTTTGACTGTTGATAAGTTCCTGCAGTCATGACTGTAATCGCAAGTTGTTATTAGTCTGGCAATTTGTTCTATATTCCCTAGTTGAAATTCAATTGCCCATTTTTGGGATTTGACTTGATCCTGGTAACCTGTGGTTTTAGAggaataatttatatttcataatGTATCTCTAGGAAATGATGCGGTCAAGTTCCTAGATCCAGATTCATACAACAAGACTGGGGGTTCTGCTTCTGCTCAAACTCAGTCAATGGAGCCTCTTGAGTCGAAAAACAATTTAGACAGATTGTCCAGTTCTCACTCTGAAAAGATGGGAAAAAGTGGAATTCATCATGCCAGGGACCTTACCCAGACATCAGGAAAGATTGTTGGTTCAGAAACCAAGGAAGTAAAGGGTGCTCTTCCTGAAGGCTTCTTTGACAACAAGGATGCTGACCTTCGTGCACGTGGTATTGTGCTTGTTAAGCCGGATGTCAAGTAAGTTCTTGCTtctgttatataaatttatttctttaaaatgtcACTATCATCTGACAGGGAGTGTAATAGATTCTCTGGAATAGTTGTCCCTTCCTTTGATTCTTTTATGTCCTCTACTACTGTTTCTTTTCTATCAAATTAGAGAAACAAGGTCTGAGAGGGTCTCAAAagtgtgtaaagaaaatttgagattatATCTtgtttgaagaattatttttcaGCACTCACTGGTCCATCATTGTCATTTTTGAAGCTTTGTCATCTTTTCATCATCGTTGTTATCATCATCGTCATTATCATCTTCtaatttttaacctaaaaacaaAGCAAATACATAGGTCCTAGGTTGTGCTTAGAAGCTTTATTTTGGGCAATTTTAATTGGTGGATAAATTTCATGAGTCCTTTTTGGATGCTTGTGATAGGGTTTGAGTGGGAAATCTTTAACCttctctttaataaaaatatcattgggaaaaaaattaggacTCTGCCTAGTGCTCACAGGTGTATGTGAATTGTGTACATCACAACTGTAGTGTAGTGAAATAAATCTTGGTATAATTTAGCAGGGGAGGGTGTTAGAGAGGACTGGCTGTGTTAAAAACCTTAGTGAGCCTCAGTGGAGGTTTCTCTGATTCGTGGGGAAGTTTATTTTTGATAGCGTAGGGACCTTTAACCCTACAGCATAATGGCACGTGTTTCATTGGATACTTGAGATGATCAGAAATGACTATGTATGATTGCATTACTTGGAACACTGAATTAGCCTTGTTAAGAAATGTTAAATCCTGGTCAGGGACGAGtacaaagaatttgaaaagTTGATACAGGAGGATTTGAAGGAGGTGGACAACCgtttggaagaagaagaggtcAGGATCCTTTATTCCTTGCACCATTCCTAGAACCCAATAATGTAGTCTCTGGTGATGTTTACTAAAGATTGGAGTTATATCATTAACTTGGTTTTGCAAT is a window from the Vitis riparia cultivar Riparia Gloire de Montpellier isolate 1030 chromosome 9, EGFV_Vit.rip_1.0, whole genome shotgun sequence genome containing:
- the LOC117922354 gene encoding zinc finger protein 830 isoform X2, which gives rise to MDAQARKKALYRAKLKNLEEKKVKRIESPLVRYNEFDQPVCRVCDVILKSESLWDAHQASRKHHEAIKNVKANAAGLTRANNAKPQAPKPESSTVLSNATSEPSMNLQKAQLSSGLPADFFDNHVTKKQKSGNDAVKFLDPDSYNKTGGSASAQTQSMEPLESKNNLDRLSSSHSEKMGKSGKIVGSETKEVKGALPEGFFDNKDADLRARGIVLVKPDVKDEYKEFEKLIQEDLKEVDNRLEEEEFDAAEMIEEAESVEQKVYWEKVEMLKKKKLELEAARSGRRSKEPEVRGKGHSSEEDSSSDDDSDGNFMVDWRAQHL
- the LOC117922354 gene encoding zinc finger protein 830 isoform X1 gives rise to the protein MDAQARKKALYRAKLKNLEEKKVKRIESPLVRYNEFDQPVCRVCDVILKSESLWDAHQASRKHHEAIKNVKANAAGLTRANNAKPQAPKPESSTVLSNATSEPSMNLQKAQLSSGLPADFFDNHVTKKQKSGNDAVKFLDPDSYNKTGGSASAQTQSMEPLESKNNLDRLSSSHSEKMGKSGIHHARDLTQTSGKIVGSETKEVKGALPEGFFDNKDADLRARGIVLVKPDVKDEYKEFEKLIQEDLKEVDNRLEEEEFDAAEMIEEAESVEQKVYWEKVEMLKKKKLELEAARSGRRSKEPEVRGKGHSSEEDSSSDDDSDGNFMVDWRAQHL